The following proteins come from a genomic window of Burkholderia stabilis:
- the map gene encoding type I methionyl aminopeptidase — MAKREIPIRGVAEIAKSREAAKLASQVLTMIAEHVKPGVSTDELDARCREYIVDELGAIPANIGYHGYPKTLCASVNHVVCHGIPSSRPMRDGDIVNLDIAVIKDGWYGDTSRMYFVGEPGELARRLVAATYEAMHAGIRAVRPGATLGDVGYAIQQVAHREGFSVVREYCGHGIGDVYHDEPQVLHYGRPGTGVPLRPGMIFTIEPMLNAGKRDTHVLPDGWTVVTKDHSLSAQWEHMVVVTETGFEVLTDDANPPALSAQPGTYAA, encoded by the coding sequence ATGGCGAAGCGCGAAATCCCGATCCGCGGCGTTGCGGAAATCGCCAAGTCGCGCGAGGCCGCGAAGCTCGCGTCGCAGGTGCTGACGATGATCGCCGAGCATGTGAAGCCGGGCGTCTCGACCGACGAGCTGGACGCGCGCTGCCGCGAATACATCGTCGACGAACTCGGCGCGATACCGGCGAACATCGGCTACCACGGCTATCCGAAGACCTTGTGCGCGTCGGTCAATCATGTGGTCTGTCACGGCATCCCGTCGTCGCGGCCGATGCGCGACGGCGACATCGTGAACCTCGACATCGCGGTGATCAAGGACGGCTGGTACGGCGATACGAGCCGCATGTATTTCGTCGGCGAACCGGGCGAGCTCGCGCGGCGCCTCGTCGCGGCGACCTATGAGGCGATGCACGCCGGCATTCGCGCGGTGCGTCCGGGCGCGACGCTGGGCGACGTCGGTTATGCGATCCAGCAGGTCGCGCATCGCGAAGGGTTCAGCGTGGTGCGCGAATACTGCGGGCACGGCATCGGCGACGTCTATCACGACGAGCCGCAGGTGCTTCACTACGGCCGCCCGGGCACCGGCGTGCCGCTGCGGCCGGGGATGATCTTCACGATCGAGCCGATGCTCAACGCGGGCAAGCGCGACACACATGTGCTGCCGGACGGCTGGACGGTCGTCACGAAGGACCATTCGCTGTCTGCCCAATGGGAACACATGGTCGTGGTGACGGAAACGGGTTTCGAGGTTCTGACCGACGATGCGAACCCGCCGGCTCTCTCGGCGCAGCCGGGCACGTACGCTGCCTGA
- a CDS encoding LysR family transcriptional regulator, which yields MNDKERDLNDLYYFVQVVEHGGFAPAGRALDMPKSKLSRRIALLEARLGMRLIQRSTRRFTVTDVGQTYYAHCRAMLVEADAADEAIALLHEEPRGIVRVSCPVVLLDSLVGTMIAAFMAECPRVEIHLEATNRRVDVVGEGIDVAIRVRPPPLEDSDLALRVLAERGQCLVASPALLREHGVPAVPADLARLPSLDHGVPQSTHVWRLRGPDGAHAEIHHQPRLVTGGMLALRAAAIAGVGVVQLPTMMVRDEVTRGELVTVLPDWAPRREIVHAVFASRRGLLPAVRALLDFLAARFAALEPD from the coding sequence ATGAACGATAAAGAGCGGGATCTGAACGATCTCTATTACTTCGTGCAGGTCGTCGAACACGGCGGCTTCGCGCCGGCCGGACGGGCGCTGGACATGCCGAAATCGAAGCTGAGCCGCCGCATCGCGCTGCTCGAGGCACGGCTCGGGATGCGGCTGATCCAGCGCTCGACGCGCCGCTTCACGGTCACCGACGTCGGCCAGACCTATTACGCGCATTGTCGCGCGATGCTCGTCGAAGCGGACGCCGCCGACGAGGCGATCGCACTGCTGCACGAGGAGCCGCGCGGCATCGTACGCGTCAGTTGCCCGGTCGTCCTGCTCGATTCGCTGGTCGGCACGATGATCGCCGCGTTCATGGCCGAGTGCCCACGCGTCGAAATCCACCTGGAAGCGACCAACCGGCGCGTCGACGTGGTCGGTGAAGGGATCGACGTCGCAATCCGCGTGCGCCCGCCGCCGCTCGAGGACAGCGATCTCGCGCTGCGCGTGCTGGCCGAGCGCGGCCAGTGCCTCGTCGCGAGCCCCGCGCTGCTGCGCGAGCATGGCGTGCCGGCCGTGCCCGCCGATCTCGCCCGGCTGCCGAGCCTCGATCACGGCGTGCCGCAGTCCACGCACGTGTGGCGGCTGCGCGGGCCCGACGGTGCCCACGCGGAAATCCATCACCAGCCGCGCCTCGTGACGGGCGGCATGCTCGCGCTGCGCGCGGCGGCGATCGCAGGCGTCGGCGTCGTGCAGTTGCCGACGATGATGGTGCGCGATGAAGTCACGCGCGGCGAACTGGTGACCGTGCTGCCCGACTGGGCGCCGCGCCGCGAGATCGTGCACGCGGTGTTCGCATCGCGCCGGGGGCTGCTGCCCGCGGTGCGGGCGCTGCTCGATTTTCTGGCGGCTCGGTTTGCCGCGCTCGAACCCGATTGA
- a CDS encoding pirin family protein: protein MKKIQGVYSAPRGHWVGDGFPVRSMFSYQSHGTHLSPFLLLDYAGPATFEPGTASAPRGVGQHPHRGFETVTIVYDGEVAHRDSTGAGGTIGPGDVQWMTAASGILHEEFHSEAFTQRGGPLEMVQLWVNLPAADKMGAPGYQTLLNADIPVVELPDGAGRARIIAGELDGRRGPARTHTPIDVWDVRLVAGGHARFPIAEGRTLAVVVLAGTVQVNGETVAREAQFVQLARDGRDVEIEANGDAKLLILSGEPIDEPVVGYGPFVMNSQAEIRTAIEDFNSGRFGQMPA, encoded by the coding sequence ATGAAGAAGATCCAGGGTGTGTACAGTGCGCCGCGCGGCCATTGGGTCGGCGACGGTTTTCCGGTGCGTTCGATGTTCAGCTACCAGTCTCACGGCACGCACCTGAGCCCGTTCCTGCTGCTCGATTACGCAGGCCCCGCGACGTTCGAACCGGGCACGGCCTCGGCGCCGCGCGGTGTCGGCCAGCATCCGCACCGCGGGTTCGAAACGGTGACGATCGTCTATGACGGTGAAGTGGCTCACCGCGACTCGACCGGCGCGGGCGGCACGATCGGCCCGGGCGACGTGCAGTGGATGACGGCGGCGAGCGGGATTCTGCATGAGGAATTCCACTCGGAGGCGTTCACGCAGCGGGGCGGCCCGCTCGAGATGGTGCAGTTGTGGGTGAACCTGCCCGCCGCGGACAAGATGGGCGCGCCCGGCTACCAGACGCTGCTGAACGCGGATATCCCCGTGGTCGAATTGCCGGACGGCGCGGGGCGTGCGCGGATCATCGCGGGCGAACTCGACGGGCGGCGCGGCCCGGCCCGCACACATACGCCGATCGACGTGTGGGACGTGCGGCTCGTGGCAGGCGGCCATGCGCGGTTCCCGATCGCCGAAGGGCGCACGCTCGCGGTGGTCGTGCTCGCCGGCACCGTGCAGGTGAACGGCGAGACGGTTGCTCGCGAGGCGCAGTTCGTGCAACTGGCCCGTGACGGTCGCGACGTCGAGATCGAAGCCAACGGCGACGCGAAGCTGCTGATCCTGAGCGGCGAGCCGATCGACGAGCCCGTCGTCGGTTACGGGCCGTTCGTGATGAACTCGCAAGCGGAGATCCGCACCGCGATCGAGGATTTCAACAGCGGCCGCTTCGGCCAGATGCCGGCATGA
- a CDS encoding ParD-like family protein encodes MGIIKISEHMHERLRSTSTALSRSINAQAEHWLRVGMLAELNPALSYGDICRMLIEAEARGGDVGPAEPVAHGIVEQVA; translated from the coding sequence ATGGGCATCATCAAGATTTCCGAGCACATGCACGAGCGGCTGCGCTCGACCAGCACGGCGTTGAGCCGTTCGATCAATGCGCAGGCCGAACACTGGCTGCGCGTCGGCATGCTGGCGGAACTCAACCCCGCGCTGTCCTACGGCGACATCTGCCGGATGCTGATCGAGGCGGAAGCGCGGGGCGGCGATGTGGGGCCGGCCGAACCGGTCGCGCACGGCATCGTCGAGCAGGTGGCGTAA
- a CDS encoding GNAT family N-acetyltransferase, translated as MNASAPAASPSAADLDWRWKSFDALTAREIYSILEARSAVFVVEQNCVYRDIDDADQDAWHLAAFDPAGRLAGYLRVLLPDAQNTDVRIGRVLTTAAFRGAGLGNGLLSRALEHIRAQWPDTPVSLHAQAHLQRFYGAFGFTPSSDVHDEDGIPHVWMSSARA; from the coding sequence ATGAACGCTTCCGCTCCCGCCGCATCCCCGAGCGCCGCCGATCTCGACTGGCGCTGGAAATCCTTCGACGCGCTGACCGCGCGCGAAATCTATTCGATCCTCGAAGCGCGCAGCGCCGTGTTCGTCGTCGAGCAGAACTGCGTGTATCGCGACATCGACGATGCCGACCAGGACGCATGGCATCTGGCCGCGTTCGATCCGGCCGGCCGGCTGGCCGGCTATCTGCGCGTGCTGCTGCCCGATGCGCAGAACACCGATGTGCGCATCGGCCGCGTGCTGACGACCGCCGCGTTTCGCGGTGCGGGCCTCGGCAACGGGCTGTTGTCGCGCGCGCTCGAGCACATCCGCGCGCAGTGGCCGGATACGCCCGTGAGCCTGCATGCGCAGGCCCACTTGCAGCGTTTTTACGGGGCATTCGGCTTTACGCCGAGTTCGGACGTGCACGACGAGGACGGCATCCCGCACGTGTGGATGAGCAGCGCGCGCGCGTGA
- a CDS encoding GAF domain-containing protein, with the protein MFTLSNDPNASKADQYATLVEQARALVESERDLIANAANFSALVYHSLDRLNWAGFYFFDGSELVVGPFQGKPACVRIALGKGVCGTAAQTRETQVVRDVHDFPGHIACDAASESEIVVPLVASDGTLIGVWDVDSPVAARFDDEDRKGMEALCRVFVEHAWQKARG; encoded by the coding sequence ATGTTCACGCTGTCCAACGACCCCAATGCCTCCAAGGCCGATCAATACGCGACGCTCGTCGAGCAGGCCCGCGCGCTCGTCGAATCCGAACGCGACCTGATCGCGAACGCGGCGAATTTCTCCGCGCTCGTCTACCACTCGCTCGACCGCCTCAACTGGGCCGGCTTCTACTTCTTCGACGGGTCGGAGCTCGTGGTCGGTCCGTTCCAGGGCAAGCCCGCGTGTGTGCGGATCGCACTCGGCAAGGGCGTGTGCGGCACGGCCGCGCAGACGCGCGAGACGCAGGTCGTGCGTGACGTGCACGACTTCCCCGGCCATATCGCGTGCGACGCGGCATCGGAATCAGAAATCGTCGTACCGCTGGTGGCCAGCGACGGCACGCTGATCGGCGTGTGGGACGTCGACAGCCCGGTTGCCGCGCGCTTCGACGACGAAGACCGCAAAGGCATGGAAGCACTGTGCCGCGTGTTCGTCGAACACGCGTGGCAGAAGGCACGCGGTTAA